One genomic region from Microcystis panniformis FACHB-1757 encodes:
- a CDS encoding aldo/keto reductase encodes MQKRYLGQTNIEITPLLVGTWQAGKKMWAGIEDEESIKAIRAAFEAGITTVDTAEIYGEGHSELIVAQALADVREQVIYATKVFANHLKYEQVIAACERSLKNLQTDYIDLYQIHWPSGSWNTEIVPISETMAALNYLKAQGKIRAIGVSNFSRSQLEEASQYGRIESIQPPYSLFWRSVEKEIMPYCIENNISILAYSPLAQGLLTGKFRNGYQLAAEDHRIKNKLFHGENFQRVQAALTQLEPIAKRYNCSLAQLSLAWLIKQPQTNAIAGVRNAAQAVNNAQAMTINLTPEDLQLIDNIGKQVTDFLDDNPVLWDF; translated from the coding sequence ATGCAAAAACGCTATCTCGGTCAGACTAATATAGAAATTACTCCCCTTCTTGTGGGTACTTGGCAAGCAGGAAAAAAGATGTGGGCAGGTATTGAAGATGAGGAAAGTATTAAGGCTATTCGTGCAGCTTTTGAGGCAGGAATTACCACTGTAGATACAGCCGAAATCTACGGGGAAGGTCACTCAGAATTGATTGTCGCTCAAGCTTTAGCCGATGTGCGAGAACAGGTAATTTATGCCACCAAAGTCTTTGCTAATCACCTCAAATATGAGCAAGTTATCGCAGCTTGCGAGCGCTCTTTAAAAAACCTCCAAACTGATTATATCGATCTTTACCAAATTCATTGGCCTAGTGGCTCATGGAACACAGAAATAGTGCCTATTTCTGAAACTATGGCCGCTCTTAATTATCTAAAGGCACAGGGAAAAATTCGAGCTATAGGGGTTTCCAATTTCTCCCGCTCTCAACTGGAAGAAGCCAGTCAATACGGCAGAATTGAGAGTATTCAACCTCCCTATTCTCTCTTTTGGCGCTCGGTAGAAAAGGAAATTATGCCCTATTGTATAGAGAATAATATTTCTATTTTGGCCTATTCTCCCCTTGCCCAAGGTTTATTAACAGGAAAATTTAGAAATGGTTATCAGTTGGCAGCGGAGGATCATAGAATTAAAAATAAACTCTTTCATGGCGAAAACTTTCAGAGGGTACAAGCGGCTTTAACTCAATTAGAACCCATTGCTAAACGCTATAATTGTTCCCTAGCTCAATTATCTCTTGCTTGGTTAATTAAACAACCCCAAACTAATGCAATTGCTGGGGTAAGAAATGCCGCTCAAGCAGTTAATAACGCTCAAGCAATGACAATTAATTTAACCCCAGAAGACCTACAATTAATTGATAATATTGGTAAACAGGTAACTGATTTCTTGGATGATAATCCTGTGCTGTGGGATTTTTAA
- a CDS encoding polysaccharide biosynthesis/export family protein, producing MLTIKLILLIMLNSGQLQHLISKSLRYLLIIGTIAPLTSLEARPVQATPPSSAAPAKEAIAPIPAESKEYTLGEGDKVRVTVYQVADLSGDFLVLADGTLTLPLIGSVKVEGMTVTEAGQTLAKRYTTYLKRPVVTVSILTPRPLQIAIAGEVNRPGTYTINPEQSQKTPLLTEIIRQAGGVTTVADIGQVQIRRNLKGQEQLIQANLWQLIQKGDKTQDVSLRDGDSIVIPTKTTLSVGEVNQLADANFGLDSDREINVTVVGEVYRPGSHRIVPNQVNTVTTENNRGIRRQPARLTQAIQEAGGIKPLADIRQVQVLRYTRDGSQQKIPVDLWSLLDKGDMTADIILQEGDTVIIPTATEISAKESETLASASFAPKTINVKVVGEVKKPGTIEVPPNTPLNQAILTAGDFDKRRANQSTVELIRLNPNGTVTKNSINIDFSQGINEKTNPILRNNDVVVVHRSGLASATDTLGTVLSPFTGLTGLFNGFLNLFR from the coding sequence ATGTTAACGATAAAATTAATCCTATTGATCATGTTAAATAGCGGCCAATTACAGCATTTAATCAGCAAATCACTGCGTTATCTATTAATTATCGGCACTATTGCCCCTCTAACTTCCTTAGAAGCTCGCCCAGTCCAAGCTACTCCTCCTAGTAGCGCTGCACCCGCTAAAGAGGCGATTGCTCCTATCCCCGCAGAAAGCAAAGAGTACACCCTAGGAGAAGGGGATAAAGTGCGCGTCACCGTCTACCAAGTCGCGGATTTAAGCGGCGATTTCCTTGTTTTAGCCGATGGAACCCTGACTTTACCTCTGATTGGTAGCGTCAAAGTGGAGGGAATGACCGTCACCGAAGCCGGCCAAACCTTGGCCAAGCGTTACACCACCTATCTCAAGCGTCCCGTGGTTACTGTTAGCATTCTCACTCCCCGGCCTCTGCAAATCGCCATCGCGGGGGAAGTCAATCGTCCGGGTACTTATACAATTAACCCCGAACAAAGCCAAAAAACGCCCCTATTGACCGAAATAATCCGGCAAGCGGGGGGAGTAACCACCGTGGCCGATATTGGTCAAGTTCAAATCCGACGCAACCTCAAGGGACAAGAACAGCTAATTCAAGCCAATCTCTGGCAATTAATCCAAAAAGGCGATAAAACCCAAGATGTTAGCCTTAGAGATGGTGATAGCATCGTTATTCCCACTAAAACGACCCTTAGCGTCGGGGAAGTCAATCAATTAGCTGATGCCAATTTTGGACTAGATAGCGATCGAGAAATTAATGTTACTGTGGTGGGAGAAGTTTATCGTCCGGGGTCCCATCGCATTGTCCCCAATCAAGTTAACACCGTCACCACAGAGAATAATCGGGGAATTCGACGACAACCGGCCCGACTAACCCAAGCTATCCAAGAAGCGGGAGGTATCAAACCCCTCGCCGATATCCGACAGGTGCAAGTGCTGCGTTACACCCGTGACGGTTCCCAGCAGAAAATCCCCGTAGATCTCTGGAGTTTGCTCGATAAAGGCGATATGACCGCTGATATCATCCTCCAAGAAGGGGATACGGTGATTATCCCCACCGCTACTGAAATCTCGGCCAAGGAATCGGAAACCCTAGCATCGGCCAGTTTTGCCCCCAAAACCATTAACGTGAAAGTGGTCGGGGAAGTGAAAAAACCGGGGACAATTGAAGTTCCTCCCAATACCCCTCTCAATCAGGCAATTTTAACCGCAGGAGACTTTGATAAGCGTCGCGCCAATCAGTCCACAGTGGAATTAATTCGTCTCAATCCTAACGGGACTGTCACCAAAAACTCAATTAACATCGATTTTTCCCAGGGTATCAACGAGAAAACTAACCCGATTCTCCGTAATAATGATGTGGTTGTGGTTCATCGTAGCGGTCTGGCCTCTGCCACCGACACCCTCGGCACGGTTTTAAGTCCCTTTACCGGTCTGACAGGCCTCTTCAACGGATTTTTAAATCTTTTCCGTTAA
- a CDS encoding transketolase: protein MTATSTIPDFCQGIKYFGTSLPEFDKYAGKAAIAEGKTAIIAANDPNAIYQTLLAADALRYLTLQITATKESGHPGGFASAADVIASLMMLGQKNIFTEVGHHAPGFYSNVFLDRSLEAMGISNVRELGERFREKHGLLGHLSGQIPGLLGPAGPLGQGQHFAMAAAKLHPNTLFPVTIGDGGLGEPYIMSSFGHFHTAYPEITNFLPILVWNGYSQEHHSMVSLKTNAEMEAYWRGNGFEEVILINAKDFDDANQNGEYVDSTKFSFNQRLEFMKAVLMATDKAAQLALGGKLTVIIIKQLKGAGVHKRGAASHNLYPGDSLEKDYIVTALQERALPPEAWAIVRTNFERSGGGPAAETVVTEKVFPLPDLGTLPMTEYTVGGDKKVATTAMGEFVVAVGKADPNFVVTNADGNAASGINNINVGLKIIHPTSDDTYFQSPKGQVYEPLSEDACAGLAVGLSLLGARTLWCSYESFAINGLPIWQTVTQAMAELRRPTPSTITLFTAGALEQGRNGWTHQRPEIENYFAAMMRNGNIFPLFPCDANSIQVCYEWALGTSNKGITITASKSPLPVRTTFEQTHQALEKGGVILQESEGSKKVVFAVIGDMTLLPVFESAQQLEAAGIGVKIVSVINPRRLYRPSDVMSETSSQADNNFLDDAGFDSLFAGDAVIGVTGGTSAMLEPIMLRSNARRDVFAWKRGETTASAGEIMAYNGLTANALTARATQLLG from the coding sequence ATGACAGCTACTAGCACAATTCCCGATTTTTGTCAAGGGATAAAATATTTTGGGACTTCCTTACCCGAATTTGATAAATATGCAGGAAAAGCCGCTATCGCTGAGGGAAAAACCGCTATTATTGCCGCTAATGACCCAAATGCTATCTATCAAACTCTCCTAGCCGCCGATGCTTTGCGTTACCTCACCCTGCAAATCACCGCTACCAAAGAATCGGGACACCCCGGCGGTTTTGCCAGCGCTGCCGACGTAATTGCCTCTTTGATGATGTTAGGCCAGAAAAATATCTTCACCGAAGTGGGCCATCATGCCCCCGGTTTTTATAGTAACGTCTTTCTCGATCGCTCTCTCGAAGCCATGGGCATCAGCAACGTCAGGGAATTGGGAGAACGTTTTCGGGAAAAACACGGACTTTTAGGGCATCTTTCCGGACAAATCCCCGGACTGCTCGGGCCGGCTGGTCCTTTGGGCCAAGGCCAACATTTCGCCATGGCGGCGGCCAAATTACACCCTAATACCCTTTTCCCTGTGACTATCGGGGATGGTGGTTTAGGAGAACCGTATATTATGAGTAGTTTCGGTCATTTTCACACTGCTTATCCAGAAATTACCAATTTTCTGCCGATTTTAGTTTGGAATGGCTATTCCCAAGAACACCATAGCATGGTGTCCCTGAAAACTAACGCCGAAATGGAAGCCTATTGGCGCGGTAATGGTTTCGAGGAAGTGATTCTCATTAATGCCAAAGACTTCGATGATGCTAATCAAAATGGGGAATATGTAGATAGCACCAAATTCTCTTTTAACCAGCGTCTGGAGTTCATGAAAGCGGTGTTAATGGCCACGGATAAAGCCGCCCAATTAGCCCTAGGTGGTAAACTAACGGTGATCATTATTAAACAACTTAAAGGGGCGGGAGTTCACAAACGGGGAGCAGCTTCCCATAATCTTTATCCGGGAGATTCTTTAGAAAAAGATTATATCGTTACTGCCTTACAAGAACGCGCTTTACCCCCTGAAGCTTGGGCAATTGTTCGTACTAATTTCGAGCGCTCTGGAGGGGGTCCAGCAGCGGAAACAGTGGTAACGGAAAAAGTCTTCCCGCTGCCGGATTTAGGAACCTTACCGATGACCGAATATACTGTGGGTGGCGATAAAAAAGTGGCCACCACTGCTATGGGGGAATTTGTGGTAGCTGTGGGTAAAGCTGACCCCAATTTTGTCGTCACTAATGCTGATGGTAATGCCGCTTCGGGAATTAATAATATTAACGTCGGTTTAAAGATTATTCACCCCACCAGCGATGATACCTATTTCCAGAGTCCGAAAGGTCAAGTTTATGAGCCTTTAAGCGAGGATGCCTGTGCCGGATTAGCCGTCGGTTTATCTCTCTTGGGAGCGCGGACTTTATGGTGTTCCTACGAGTCTTTTGCTATCAATGGTTTACCGATTTGGCAGACTGTAACCCAAGCGATGGCCGAGTTACGTCGTCCCACCCCTTCTACTATTACTTTATTCACCGCCGGAGCCTTGGAGCAAGGACGTAATGGTTGGACACACCAACGCCCAGAGATTGAAAATTATTTCGCCGCTATGATGCGAAATGGTAATATTTTCCCTCTCTTTCCCTGCGATGCTAACAGTATTCAAGTCTGTTATGAATGGGCGTTAGGAACCAGCAATAAAGGCATTACAATCACCGCTAGTAAATCGCCTTTACCGGTGCGAACCACCTTTGAGCAAACCCATCAAGCTTTAGAAAAAGGCGGCGTAATTCTCCAGGAATCGGAAGGCAGTAAAAAAGTCGTTTTTGCCGTCATTGGTGATATGACTTTATTACCCGTCTTTGAGTCTGCACAACAGTTAGAAGCAGCGGGAATCGGTGTAAAAATCGTCTCGGTAATTAATCCCCGTCGTCTCTACCGTCCTAGCGATGTGATGAGTGAAACTAGCTCGCAAGCGGATAATAATTTCCTTGATGATGCTGGTTTTGATAGTCTCTTTGCTGGTGATGCTGTAATCGGAGTAACCGGTGGTACAAGTGCCATGTTAGAACCGATTATGTTACGCAGTAATGCGCGTCGGGATGTCTTTGCTTGGAAACGGGGAGAAACCACCGCCAGTGCTGGGGAAATTATGGCCTATAATGGCTTAACTGCCAATGCTTTAACTGCGCGTGCTACTCAGTTATTAGGTTAA
- a CDS encoding 2OG-Fe(II) oxygenase — protein sequence MFINPLVYEKSSVYRQDFETAQPFKHLVIDNFLVREQAQILLENFPSFNPQKAISELGKVGGKAVNEDLIGLGGVYQQFGRYVQAQEFLELISQLTGIDNLIPDPSFYGGGTHENLHGQELDPHIDFNLDERHWYHRRLNLLIYLNPQWQADWGGNLELHSNPRQPEENRIKSFVPIFNRCLIFETNEYSWHGFSQINLPENQRHLSRKSLSIYLYSKERPIEELSPSHTTFYIPRPLPENIQPHQVLSSEDYQQIKILLKRRDDLIRFYQDRELKESQDLVSLKSHIKRYLSLQYPRLWQIIKSLLRWRK from the coding sequence ATGTTTATCAATCCCCTTGTTTATGAGAAATCTTCTGTCTATCGTCAAGATTTTGAGACAGCGCAACCGTTTAAGCATTTGGTCATCGATAATTTTTTAGTTAGGGAGCAAGCGCAAATTTTGCTGGAAAATTTTCCGAGTTTTAATCCGCAAAAAGCCATTAGTGAGTTAGGAAAAGTTGGCGGGAAGGCGGTTAATGAGGATTTAATCGGTTTGGGGGGTGTTTATCAACAGTTTGGCCGCTACGTTCAAGCTCAAGAGTTTTTAGAGTTAATTTCCCAATTAACTGGTATCGATAATTTAATTCCAGACCCTAGTTTTTATGGGGGTGGAACCCACGAAAATTTACACGGTCAAGAATTAGACCCTCACATTGATTTTAACCTTGATGAGCGTCACTGGTATCATCGCCGCTTGAATTTATTAATCTATTTAAATCCCCAATGGCAAGCAGATTGGGGAGGGAATCTAGAGTTACATTCCAATCCTCGTCAACCGGAAGAGAATAGGATTAAATCTTTTGTACCTATCTTTAATCGTTGTCTTATTTTTGAAACCAATGAATATTCATGGCATGGATTTTCTCAGATTAATTTACCAGAAAATCAACGGCATTTATCCCGGAAATCTCTTTCTATCTATCTCTATAGCAAAGAACGTCCTATCGAAGAATTATCCCCATCTCATACAACTTTTTACATCCCGCGCCCGCTGCCAGAAAATATTCAACCCCATCAAGTTTTAAGCTCGGAAGATTACCAACAAATTAAAATTTTATTGAAAAGACGGGATGATTTAATTCGTTTTTATCAAGATAGAGAACTGAAAGAATCTCAGGATTTAGTTAGTTTAAAATCCCATATTAAACGCTATCTATCCCTCCAATATCCTCGCCTATGGCAAATTATTAAAAGTTTACTCCGTTGGCGAAAATGA
- a CDS encoding ABC transporter permease, protein MDWWHKLKDNPLARWGAVLLLIFYLSVMAADFVAPYSPYSSQPGQSLLPPTQIFWRSQSGSNKGEWIGPHVYPTTQSAINIETGERKLIRDFNNPLPLRLLVKGETYNFGQIRLPLPPKWEEVTLFPGIPFDRHLFGVIGDGRINILGTDESGRDSFSRLIFGGRISLFIGLVGILISFPIGLFVGGVSGYFGGWLDAILMRFVEVLMTIPGIYLLVALAAVLPAGLTSTQRFLLIVLITSFISWSGLARVIRGQVLSLKEQEFIQAAKAMGAKPLYIILRHVLPQTASYIIISATLAVPGFIVAESVLSLIGLGIQQPDPSWGNMLSLATNASIIVLQPWLIWPAALLIILTVLAFNLLGDGLRDSLDPRNLER, encoded by the coding sequence ATGGACTGGTGGCACAAACTCAAAGATAATCCTCTCGCCCGTTGGGGAGCAGTTTTACTGTTAATCTTCTATTTAAGCGTAATGGCGGCGGATTTTGTCGCTCCCTACTCTCCCTACTCCTCTCAACCCGGTCAGTCTCTCCTCCCCCCCACCCAAATCTTTTGGCGCTCGCAGTCGGGAAGTAACAAGGGTGAGTGGATTGGCCCCCACGTCTATCCCACCACTCAAAGTGCTATTAATATAGAAACTGGTGAGCGGAAGCTAATTAGAGATTTTAACAACCCCTTGCCGCTGCGTCTCTTGGTTAAGGGTGAAACCTATAATTTTGGTCAAATTCGCCTACCTTTGCCGCCAAAATGGGAGGAAGTAACTTTATTCCCCGGTATCCCTTTTGATCGCCATCTGTTCGGGGTCATCGGCGATGGTAGAATCAATATATTGGGAACTGACGAATCGGGACGCGATAGTTTTAGTCGCTTGATTTTCGGGGGCAGAATTAGTTTATTTATCGGTTTGGTCGGGATTTTAATTTCTTTCCCTATCGGTTTATTTGTTGGTGGCGTTTCTGGCTATTTTGGCGGTTGGTTAGATGCGATTTTAATGCGTTTTGTGGAAGTTTTAATGACTATCCCCGGCATATATTTACTCGTGGCTCTGGCAGCCGTTTTACCCGCAGGATTAACCAGCACCCAACGCTTTTTATTAATCGTCCTGATTACTTCTTTTATCAGTTGGTCGGGATTAGCGCGGGTAATTCGCGGTCAAGTTTTATCCCTGAAAGAACAGGAATTTATTCAGGCCGCTAAAGCTATGGGAGCAAAACCCCTTTATATTATTCTGCGTCATGTGCTGCCCCAAACTGCCAGTTATATCATTATTTCTGCTACGTTAGCCGTGCCGGGTTTTATCGTGGCCGAATCGGTTTTAAGTTTAATTGGTTTGGGAATTCAACAACCAGATCCTAGTTGGGGAAATATGCTTTCTCTGGCTACCAATGCCTCAATTATTGTTCTACAACCCTGGTTAATTTGGCCAGCTGCTTTGTTAATTATTCTCACCGTTTTAGCTTTTAATTTACTCGGTGATGGTTTACGCGATTCTCTAGATCCTCGCAATTTAGAGAGATAA
- a CDS encoding glycoside hydrolase family 10 protein translates to MNKISKSFNNFADSLVIYSQRYGKISWVIFLIIFACIMTITFNYPAQSTNQPQEKPEIRGVWLTNIDSEVLFKPQTLKDALDRLADLNFNTIYPTVWNWGYTLYPSKVAEKVTGRAIDPHKSLKNRDFLEEIISQGHRKKLRIIPWFEFGFMAPADSELAKRHPDWLTQRQDKSVIWWEGKVHQRVWLNPLHPQVQNFITDLVSEIITNYDIEGIQFDDHFGYPADFGYDETTIKLYQREHSGQLPPQDYQDKAWIQWRADKITDYMNSLAQTIKKQQPRAIISLSPNPYTFSLESYLLDWQKWQEKNLIDELIVQVYRTDMNAFDWELSQPELQQARQSIPVAIGILSGLKGRPIPMVNITQQVEKSRQQNFGVSFFFYETLWNISNESPSYRRRIFREILQSANPS, encoded by the coding sequence ATGAATAAAATCAGTAAAAGTTTTAATAATTTCGCCGATAGTTTGGTGATTTATAGTCAAAGATACGGAAAAATAAGCTGGGTAATATTTTTAATTATCTTTGCTTGTATCATGACGATAACCTTTAATTATCCGGCACAATCGACCAATCAACCCCAAGAAAAACCCGAAATTCGTGGAGTTTGGTTAACTAATATCGATAGTGAGGTATTATTTAAACCGCAAACCCTAAAAGATGCCCTTGATAGGTTGGCTGATTTAAACTTTAATACTATTTATCCCACGGTCTGGAATTGGGGTTATACACTCTATCCTTCTAAGGTAGCAGAAAAAGTGACAGGACGAGCGATCGATCCCCATAAGTCTTTAAAAAATCGCGACTTTTTAGAGGAAATAATTAGCCAAGGTCATCGGAAAAAATTAAGAATTATTCCTTGGTTTGAATTTGGTTTTATGGCTCCTGCGGATTCAGAATTAGCCAAACGACATCCCGATTGGTTAACCCAAAGACAGGATAAAAGCGTGATTTGGTGGGAAGGAAAAGTGCATCAACGGGTGTGGTTAAATCCCTTACATCCACAAGTACAAAACTTTATTACCGATTTAGTCAGCGAGATTATTACTAACTACGATATAGAAGGAATTCAGTTTGATGACCATTTTGGTTATCCCGCCGATTTTGGCTATGATGAAACCACAATTAAACTCTATCAAAGGGAACATTCGGGACAATTACCACCGCAAGATTACCAAGATAAAGCATGGATTCAATGGCGGGCCGATAAAATTACTGACTATATGAATAGTTTGGCCCAGACGATTAAAAAGCAGCAACCTAGAGCGATTATTTCCCTATCTCCTAATCCCTACACTTTCTCCCTAGAATCCTATCTTTTAGATTGGCAAAAATGGCAAGAAAAAAACTTGATTGATGAATTAATAGTGCAAGTGTATCGAACTGATATGAACGCCTTTGACTGGGAATTATCCCAACCAGAATTACAGCAAGCTAGACAATCTATCCCCGTAGCTATTGGGATTTTATCTGGTTTAAAAGGTCGTCCGATTCCGATGGTTAATATTACTCAACAAGTGGAAAAATCGAGACAACAAAATTTTGGTGTTTCTTTCTTTTTCTACGAAACTTTATGGAATATCAGCAATGAATCCCCTTCCTATCGACGCAGGATTTTTCGGGAAATACTCCAGTCTGCTAATCCTAGCTAA
- a CDS encoding UPF0182 family protein — protein sequence MLIRHNRSSIAKPILLFLGCLVIGELGILVLANSLWFTEMGYLNTFLKQLSWQLGLGWGSAILSLLFIFTNLRLAQRFRWQKPKEDSYPLSPQSPSINLLGLLIITTGIGAWIGSMLLYYSKLALSLWTPDFNLPNLSSSLSSPLQIVWIRQVLTDISSNLWQGVIIAFLVLGLLIKTEYFLRIISIVLTVMLSFIIAGQWANFLKYFYGVPFNINDPQYGNDLGFYIFQLPLWQLLELWLGGVGIYTLFAVSLTYLFSGDSLSLGTFPGFSRPQLRHLYALWSGLMGLLVLHHIIQRYLLLYSPEGVVYGAGYIDVHVGQFIEIILGIIAGITSIWLGEKALFGKKDRRKLYKNTKKKLVFYPYLVPVFLYLIVWISGTIISGLLQRTVVQPNELVRERPYIERSIQSTRAAFSLDRIDAQVFDPQAELNAEVLERNHLTIDNIRLWDTKPLLETNRQLQQIRLYYKFPDADIDRYRVRVGLPEKIEERQISEKQQTIIAARELDYSAVPTSANTWVNKHLVYTHGYGFTLSPVNLVAAAGLPYYFVKDIGTNKDEGALQTSSELIDYSIPIGKPRIYYGELTNNYVMTPTTVEELDFPSGDGNVYNTYDGKGGILVGKGWRRWLFALYLRDWQMLFSQDFTPETRLLMRRDIQNRVQTIAPFLNYDRNPYLVAADVGDSSSKLHWIIDAYTISDRYPYSDPGKDKFNYIRNSVKVVVDAYHGTVNFYVADENDPIIQTWSKIFPHLFKSLAEMPKTLRSHIRYPEDLFSTQAERLLTYHMTDPQVFYNREDQWEIPLEIYGTEPQAVSPYYLIMKLPDSDKEEFILLHPYTPSSRQNLIAWLAARSDDREYGKLLLYQFPKQRLVYGPNQIEALINQDPDISQQISLWNRDGSKVLQGHLLIIPIEQSLLYVEPLYLVADQNSVPTIARVTVAYQNKIVMEPTLKEALEKLFQRHQS from the coding sequence ATGTTGATCAGACATAACCGAAGCTCGATCGCTAAACCTATTTTACTGTTTCTCGGCTGCCTTGTGATCGGGGAGTTGGGGATATTAGTTTTAGCCAATAGCCTCTGGTTTACCGAGATGGGTTATTTAAACACTTTCCTGAAACAATTGTCTTGGCAACTAGGATTAGGTTGGGGAAGTGCGATTCTTTCTCTACTCTTTATTTTTACTAATTTACGTTTAGCCCAGCGTTTTCGTTGGCAAAAACCCAAAGAAGATAGTTATCCTCTTAGTCCTCAATCTCCTAGTATTAATTTACTCGGCCTTTTGATTATCACAACGGGAATTGGAGCTTGGATTGGGTCAATGTTATTGTATTACAGTAAACTAGCCCTCAGTCTCTGGACACCAGATTTTAATCTCCCTAACCTTAGTTCTTCCCTAAGTTCTCCTCTGCAAATAGTTTGGATTAGGCAAGTATTAACCGATATTTCCAGTAATCTTTGGCAAGGGGTAATTATCGCTTTTTTAGTCTTGGGATTATTAATTAAAACCGAGTATTTTTTGCGAATAATATCTATAGTATTAACTGTCATGCTATCTTTTATTATTGCTGGGCAGTGGGCGAACTTTTTAAAATATTTTTATGGTGTTCCTTTCAATATTAACGATCCTCAATACGGGAATGATTTAGGTTTTTATATCTTTCAATTACCCCTGTGGCAGTTACTAGAATTATGGCTCGGTGGTGTGGGAATATATACTCTTTTTGCTGTTAGTTTAACCTATCTTTTTTCGGGTGATAGTCTTTCTCTGGGAACATTTCCGGGGTTTTCTCGTCCGCAACTGCGTCATTTATACGCCCTGTGGAGTGGGTTAATGGGGCTGCTAGTATTACACCATATTATTCAGCGTTACCTGCTACTTTACTCTCCGGAAGGGGTAGTTTATGGTGCGGGTTATATCGATGTTCATGTTGGTCAATTTATTGAAATTATTCTGGGAATTATTGCAGGAATAACCTCTATATGGTTAGGAGAAAAAGCATTATTTGGTAAAAAAGACCGTCGCAAGTTATACAAAAACACTAAGAAAAAGTTGGTATTTTACCCCTACTTAGTTCCTGTATTTCTCTATTTAATTGTTTGGATAAGTGGCACAATTATCAGTGGACTATTACAAAGAACTGTCGTACAACCGAATGAATTAGTGAGAGAAAGACCCTATATTGAAAGAAGTATTCAATCCACAAGAGCGGCTTTTTCCTTAGATAGAATTGATGCCCAAGTTTTCGATCCACAGGCCGAATTAAATGCCGAAGTTTTAGAGAGAAACCATCTAACTATCGATAATATTCGTCTTTGGGACACCAAACCACTGCTAGAAACTAACCGACAATTACAGCAAATTCGCTTATATTATAAATTCCCTGATGCTGATATCGATCGCTATCGGGTACGCGTAGGACTGCCTGAAAAAATCGAGGAACGTCAAATATCTGAAAAACAACAGACCATTATTGCCGCTAGAGAATTAGATTATAGTGCGGTTCCCACTTCTGCTAACACTTGGGTGAATAAACACCTCGTTTATACCCACGGTTATGGGTTCACTCTTTCTCCGGTTAATTTAGTAGCTGCTGCGGGTTTACCTTACTATTTTGTCAAAGATATCGGCACAAATAAAGACGAAGGAGCCCTCCAAACTTCTAGCGAATTAATTGATTATAGTATTCCCATTGGTAAACCCCGCATTTACTACGGGGAATTAACTAATAATTATGTGATGACTCCCACCACCGTAGAAGAATTGGATTTTCCTAGCGGGGATGGAAATGTCTATAATACCTACGATGGAAAGGGAGGAATCTTAGTGGGGAAGGGGTGGAGACGTTGGCTATTTGCCCTTTATCTGCGGGATTGGCAAATGTTATTTAGCCAAGATTTTACTCCCGAAACTCGCTTGTTAATGCGTCGTGATATCCAAAATCGCGTGCAAACTATCGCACCTTTTTTAAATTATGATCGCAACCCCTATTTAGTAGCGGCAGATGTGGGCGATAGTAGTAGTAAATTACATTGGATTATTGATGCTTATACTATCAGCGATCGCTATCCCTATTCTGACCCGGGGAAAGATAAATTTAACTATATTCGCAATTCGGTGAAAGTGGTAGTGGATGCCTATCATGGAACAGTGAATTTCTATGTTGCCGATGAAAATGATCCAATCATTCAGACGTGGAGTAAAATCTTTCCTCATCTCTTTAAATCTTTAGCAGAAATGCCAAAAACTCTCCGCAGTCATATCCGTTATCCCGAAGATTTATTTAGTACCCAAGCAGAAAGATTATTAACCTATCACATGACCGATCCGCAAGTATTTTATAATCGGGAGGATCAATGGGAAATTCCCCTAGAAATTTATGGCACGGAACCCCAGGCTGTATCACCCTATTATTTAATCATGAAACTGCCCGATTCCGACAAAGAAGAATTTATTCTTCTCCATCCCTATACTCCCTCTAGTCGGCAAAATTTAATCGCTTGGTTGGCAGCTCGTTCAGATGATAGAGAGTATGGTAAGTTATTGCTCTATCAATTTCCTAAACAAAGGTTAGTGTACGGGCCGAATCAAATTGAGGCTTTAATTAACCAAGATCCAGATATTTCTCAACAGATTTCTCTTTGGAATCGGGACGGTTCTAAAGTTTTGCAAGGACACCTATTAATTATTCCCATTGAACAATCGCTGCTTTATGTAGAACCTTTGTATCTAGTGGCAGACCAAAATAGTGT